From Toxorhynchites rutilus septentrionalis strain SRP chromosome 2, ASM2978413v1, whole genome shotgun sequence, a single genomic window includes:
- the LOC129766546 gene encoding uncharacterized protein LOC129766546, translating into MPKDPREGKKDPPPQSSCAACQSMHNSRMVACDECDTWYHYECVGVSQDVEEIDWSSQQSYDPQDPLANSAVAPDAHEGTSQEQTSNAIRESSGSDNLTLAQEMKLKFLEEEHALEMKYMARRRQILMETNASCFPEGEINSPGRPHYHSSPHTPLRPDAQEFHPRPSQQAIDLEQSGFYQTLLNRSQIAARQAVSRELPYFDGDPEEWPLFFATFESTTRMCGYTPEENAVRLQKCLRGKAKDSVRSQLLYPGNVNSVIATLKILFGRPEIVIHSLIRKIQALPAPKVDKLGSLIDFAVAVRNMVATVQACELDDYLYNVSLLQELVDRLPPMIKLNCAMHRQVANTRVTLSSFSDWLYSVAEAASSVSIPSTSSADHKQHRGKKDDGYLNAHREQSPPPERKSAVDSCPNACCVCEGSCNKVEKCNKFLGLDHAGRWSMLRDRKLCRRCLNNHRGACRSSSACGVNGCSFKHHRLLHNPLAKPPTNTSGPEYSSVASTPKPPNPLTSPKSTEEQNIPEAGSSRGHNCHTHRSSCKSVLFRYVPVVLYGQGTKVHTHAFLDDRSSLTLLEDDLANELNLEGSPHPICLQWTGDTCRYEDSSRRVSIMISSILNKEAKFALSDVHTVKQLKLPSQTLAFDELSEKYRYLKGLPVDSYQNVRPRILIGINNWRVGHVLESKEGEEAEPIAAKTRLGWMVFGTCSSGRYPVSVHYSYHINCGSSKTDEDLHKSVKEFFSLDSLGIIKSEKPIISRDDERALYMMRSLTTLEEDRYRTGMLWKYDDVRMPNSKSMAMKRLLCLERRMAREPELAKALRHKMNDYVEKGYARKLTLEELEQPRDRIWYLPVFPVFNPNKPGKLRIVWDAAAEVNGVSLNAFLLKGPDQLTELPSVLYKFREHLVAIGGYIREMFHQVQMIEDDQHCLWRTEDAQDEPDVYVLAVMSFGATCSPSCAQFVKNENAERFRSQFPAAVDVIQKAHYVDDMLTSVETEDDAIELAQQVKQIHSHAGFEMRNWVSNSRKVLKAMGEEQVSEKSMDIASELANEKVLGMWWSPSSDTFTYKMFTQRNEKILLEGKRPTKRELLRTMMSIYDPLGMIAHYLMFVKVLLQDVWRSGVSWDECIADREWEKWQTWLRLLPNLESLQIPRCYRLSLSIGLCTNIQLHTFVDSSEEGYAAVCYFRFEERGQVECVGAKSRVAPLKFTSIPRLELQAAVVVSRLASNIQQGHTYNINKRYFWTDARDVLCWLSVNLQENFNYP; encoded by the exons ATGCCGAAGGACCCGAGAGAAGGAAAAAAAGATCCGCCGCCGCAGTCAAGTTGCGCTGCCTGTCAGTCCATGCACAACAGTCGCATGGTCGCATGTGACGAGTGTGATACTTGGTACCACTACGAATGCGTGGGTGTGTCACAAGACGTGGAGGAAATAGACTGGAGCT CACAACAGAGTTACGACCCACAAGATCCACTCGCAAACAGTGCGGTGGCCCCCGATGCACATGAGGGAACTTCCCAGGAGCAGACGTCGAACGCGATTAGAGAATCATCCGGTAGTGATAATCTCACCCTGGCGCAGGAAATGAAGCTGAAGTTTCTTGAGGAGGAGCACGCTCTCGAAATGAAGTATATGGCGAGACGGCGCCAGATCCTGATGGAAACCAACGCAAGTTGTTTTCCTGAAGGTGAAATAAACTCACCTGGGCGTCCTCATTACCATTCGTCTCCGCACACACCGCTCCGTCCTGACGCGCAGGAATTCCATCCGCGGCCTAGCCAGCAGGCCATTGATTTAGAGCAGAGCGGTTTTTATCAAACGCTGTTAAACAGGAGCCAAATAGCAGCGAGGCAAGCTGTTTCCAGGGAACTACCCTATTTCGATGGGGACCCCGAAGAGTGGCCGCTATTTTTTGCCACATTCGAAAGTACCACTAGGATGTGCGGGTACACCCCCGAAGAGAATGCGGTCAGGCTACAGAAGTGCCTGCGTGGGAAAGCGAAGGATTCTGTACGAAGTCAGCTGCTGTACCCTGGGAACGTGAACAGTGTCATCGCCACCCTCAAAATACTTTTCGGACGTCCGGAGATTGTGATTCATTCTCTCATTCGGAAGATCCAAGCGCTGCCAGCCCCGAAGGTGGACAAACTAGGATCATTGATCGACTTTGCCGTGGCGGTCCGGAACATGGTGGCAACCGTACAAGCTTGCGAACTCGACGATTATCTGTACAACGTGTCGCTGTTGCAGGAGCTAGTCGATCGTTTACCACCGATGATAAAACTCAATTGTGCCATGCATCGCCAGGTTGCCAATACTCGTGTTACCCTGAGTTCATTCAGTGACTGGTTGTATTCCGTGGCGGAAGCTGCAAGCTCCGTGAGTATTCCATCCACTTCTTCAGCTGATCACAAGCAACATCGTGGCAAGAAAGACGACGGGTACTTAAACGCACACCGTGAACAATCTCCACCACCGGAAAGGAAGTCCGCTGTTGATTCCTGTCCCAACGCTTGCTGTGTGTGTGAGGGGTCGTGTAACAAAGTGGAAAAGTGCAATAAGTTCCTCGGATTGGACCACGCTGGACGTTGGTCGATGTTGAGAGACCGTAAACTCTGTCGACGCTGTTTAAACAATCATCGTGGTGCTTGCAGATCCTCATCAGCTTGTGGAGTTAATGGATGCTCGTTCAAGCACCATCGCCTGCTGCATAATCCCTTGGCTAAACCCCCAACCAATACATCCGGTCCCGAATATTCATCCGTTGCATCTACTCCGAAGCCACCAAATCCTCTAACCTCTCCCAAGTCGACCGAGGAACAGAATATTCCGGAAGCTGGGTCATCTCGTGGGCACAATTGCCATACTCACCGTAGCAGTTGTAAATCTGTGCTGTTTCGATATGTGCCCGTTGTCTTATACGGCCAAGGAACCAAGGTGCACACACATGCCTTTTTGGATGATAGGTCTTCCCTGACTCTGCTGGAGGATGACTTGGCAAACGAGTTAAACCTCGAAGGAAGTCCTCATCCAATCTGCCTTCAGTGGACGGGTGACACATGTCGTTATGAAGATTCATCCCGTCGGGTTTCGATCATGATATCCAGTATTCTAAACAAGGAAGCAAAGTTTGCTCTATCAGATGTGCACACCGTTAAGCAGTTGAAGCTTCCATCGCAAACTCTCGCTTTCGACGAATTATCGGAAAAGTATCGCTACCTAAAGGGGCTCCCCGTTGATTCTTACCAAAACGTACGACCAAGAATTCTCATTGGGATCAACAACTGGCGTGTTGGTCACGTACTCGAAAGCAAAGAGGGAGAAGAAGCGGAACCCATCGCAGCGAAGACACGCTTGGGCTGGATGGTATTCGGAACGTGTTCTAGTGGTCGTTATCCGGTTTCAGTACATTACAGCTACCACATAAATTGTGGCTCCTCTAAAACTGATGAAGACTTGCACAAATCTGTAAAGGAGTTCTTTTCTTTGGATAGTTTGGGGATCATCAAGTCCGAAAAACCAATAATCAGCCGTGACGACGAGCGTGCTTTATACATGATGCGTTCGTTAACCACGCTAGAAGAAGACCGCTACCGGACGGGCATGCTATGGAAGTATGACGACGTGAGGATGCCGAACAGTAAGAGCATGGCGATGAAACGACTTCTTTGCTTAGAGCGGAGGATGGCACGGGAGCCAGAGCTAGCTAAGGCGCTCCGTCATAAGATGAACGACTATGTGGAAAAGGGATATGCTCGAAAGTTGACCCTTGAAGAACTGGAGCAGCCACGCGATCGGATTTGGTATTTACCGGTCTTTCCGGTGTTCAACCCGAACAAGCCCGGCAAGTTGCGGATAGTTTGGGACGCAGCAGCAGAGGTAAACGGTGTATCGCTGAATGCGTTTCTTCTTAAAGGTCCCGATCAGTTGACCGAGCTCCCATCAGTATTGTATAAGTTTCGCGAGCACCTGGTGGCAATTGGTGGGTACATCCGAGAGATGTTCCACCAGGTGCAGATGATTGAAGACGATCAACATTGTCTCTGGCGCACCGAGGATGCGCAAGATGAGCCTGATGTTTACGTTCTAGCCGTGATGTCGTTCGGAGCCACATGTTCTCCAAGCTGTGCTCAGTTCGTTAAGAACGAGAATGCCGAGAGGTTTCGATCGCAGTTCCCAGCAGCAGTTGATGTTATCCAGAAAGCCCACTACGTGGATGACATGCTTACCAGCGTAGAGACGGAAGATGACGCAATCGAACTGGCCCAACAAGTGAAACAAATTCACTCTCATGCGGGTTTCGAAATGCGAAACTGGGTTTCTAACTCCCGCAAAGTACTCAAAGCCATGGGCGAAGAGCAAGTTTCGGAGAAATCCATGGATATTGCCTCTGAGTTGGCCAACGAAAAGGTCTTGGGTATGTGGTGGTCACCGAGCTCAGATACTTTcacatacaaaatgtttacacaACGCAATGAGAAAATTCTTCTGGAAGGAAAGCGTCCAACGAAGCGTGAATTGCTGCGGACCATGATGTCAATTTATGATCCCCTGGGAATGATTGCACATTACCTAATGTTCGTGAAAGTACTCCTTCAGGACGTGTGGAGATCAGGCGTGTCCTGGGACGAGTGTATAGCGGATCGAGAATGGGAAAAGTGGCAAACTTGGCTGCGCTTACTTCCGAACCTGGAATCGTTGCAGATCCCACGCTGCTATCGGCTGTCTCTCTCAATTGGTCTTTGCACCAACATCCAACTCCACACTTTCGTAGATTCCAGTGAAGAAGGCTACGCTGCAGTGTGCTACTTCCGGTTCGAGGAACGCGGTCAAGTGGAATGTGTTGGAGCAAAAAGTCGAGTCGCTCCTCTTAAATTTACCTCCATTCCGCGTCTCGAGCTCCAGGCAGCTGTTGTTGTTTCTCGATTGGCGAGCAATATCCAACAAGGTCACACGTATAATATCAACAAACGCTATTTTTGGACGGATGCTCGCGATGTCCTATGCTGGCTCTCGGTAAACCTGcaggaaaattttaattatccgtga
- the LOC129766547 gene encoding uncharacterized protein LOC129766547 codes for MKDLGQVEHFMGMRINVDSQRGRVTIDQTAFAERILLRFGMESCNSVSTPVEPGTKLDQVTGNSKNADYRQAIGCLMYLMLGTRPDLCYAINLFSRYQDKATNGHWTLLKRVLRYVKGTTSMQLVYQKRENVNPLEGYVDSDCSNDSSDRRSTTGFVYEVFGNAVSWATKSKVLLQCLHPKLNTLLRLKQLLKRCGTKSYSRI; via the coding sequence ATGAAAGATCTAGGGCAGGTCGAGCATTTCATGGGTATGCGAATCAACGTTGACAGTCAGAGAGGCAGGGTTACAATTGATCAAACAGCCTTTGCCGAACGTATTCTTCTGCGCTTTGGAATGGAATCGTGTAATTCGGTATCGACACCCGTGGAACCAGGAACAAAATTGGATCAAGTGACAGGAAATAGCAAGAATGCTGATTATCGCCAAGCAATTGGATGTTTAATGTATCTCATGCTTGGAACGCGGCCTGATCTTTGTTATGCTATTAACCTTTTCAGCCGATATCAGGACAAAGCAACAAATGGCCACTGGACTTTATTAAAAAGAGTACTTAGATACGTGAAAGGCACAACATCAATGCAGCTAGTTTATCAAAAGCGTGAAAATGTAAATCCGTTGGAGGGCTACGTGGATTCCGACTGTTCCAACGATTCGAGTGATCGACGTTCGACAACAGGGTTTGTGTACGAAGTGTTTGGAAATGCTGTGTCTTGGGCTACAAAAAGCAAGGTGTTGTTGCAATGTCTACATCCGAAGCTGAATACATTGCTGCGGCTCAAGCAGTTACTGAAGCGATGTGGTACAAAAAGCTATTCGAGGATATAG
- the LOC129767732 gene encoding fumarylacetoacetase: MKSFVPAPKSSDFPIENLPYGIFSTQQNPQHRIGVAIGEFILDLTTVHSFYPAKYHDVLTADVLNPLMSLGHEAWDEVRNITKNILLEGSELHLDELLKDKALVSMSAAQMHLPVNIGDYTDFYSSIHHATNVGIMFRGKDNALMPNWKHLPVGYHGRASSVVVSGTPIRRPFGQTQPVDGANPVFGPCRLFDFELEVAFFIGGPPTKLGEPVKVDDATKRVFGFVLMNDWSARDIQKWEYVPLGPFTAKNLGTTISPWVIPIAALEPFKVNNFPQDPAPFPYLRHENKFNFDIKLEVDIKSKGVSTTVCRSNYRNLYWTALQQIAHHTVTGCNLKPGDLMASGTISGDASDSFGSMLELSWKGTKSIPLLSGETRKFLQDGDEVVIRGYCQNDQIRIGFGSCSGVVLSATAYE, encoded by the exons ATGAAGTCTTTCGTACCAGCTCCCAAGTCCAGTGATTTTCCTATTGAAAACCTTCCGTATGGGATTTTTTCCACTCAACAAAAT CCCCAGCATCGCATTGGAGTTGCAATCGGCGAATTTATTCTCGACCTTACAACCGTTCACAGCTTTTATCCTGCGAAATACCAT GATGTGTTGACCGCAGATGTTCTAAATCCGCTGATGTCCTTGGGGCATGAAGCATGGGATGAAGTGCGTAACATCACGAAAAACATTCTTCTGGAAGGGTCTGAACTGCATTTGGACGAATTACTTAAAGACAAAGCTTTAGTTTCTATGAGTGCAGCACAAATGCATCTTCCGGTAAACATTGGTGATTATACTGATTTCTACTCATCGATACACCATGCCACAAACGTGGGTATTATGTTTCGTGGCAAAGATAACGCATTAATGCCCAATTGGAAACATCTACCAGTTGGATATCATGGTAGAGCAAGTTCAGTTGTTGTATCGGGAACTCCCATTCGGCGGCCTTTTGGGCAAACTCAACCTGTAGATGGCGCAAATCCTGTTTTTGGACCTTGCCGATTGTTCGATTTTGAACTGGAGGTAGCTTTCTTTATTGGGGGACCACCAACCAAGCTTGGGGAACCGGTAAAGGTCGACGATGCCACTAAGCGCGTGTTTGGTTTCGTACTAATGAACGATTGGAGCGCACGCGATATTCAAAAATGGGAATACGTCCCTTTGGGTCCATTCACAGCAAAAAATCTCGGTACAACAATATCACCGTGGGTCATACCCATTGCCGCTCTGGAGCCATTCAAAGTGAATAATTTTCCGCAAGATCCTGCACCGTTCCCTTATTTGCGACATGAGAACAAATTCAACTTTGACATCAAGCTGGAAGTGGACATCAAAT CAAAAGGCGTCTCAACCACAGTTTGTCGCTCGAACTATCGAAACCTGTACTGGACAGCATTGCAGCAAATTGCTCATCATACCGTTACTGGGTGCAACCTGAAACCAGGCGACTTAATGGCATCGGGAACGATCAGTGGAGATGCATCTGACTCATTTGGATCAATGCTTGAGCTGAGTTGGAAGGGAACTAAGTCCATACCACTTTTAAGTGGCGAAACCCGAAAATTCCTCCAGGATGGTGATGAAGTTGTTATTCGAGGATATTGCCAGAATGATCAAATTAGAATTGGGTTCGGATCCTGTAGTGGAGTAGTGTTGTCAGCAACGGCATACGAATGA